From the Halobacterium zhouii genome, the window TGCGGACTATTCCACCGCCGCCCGCCCGCTCGTCGCGTCAGCGATGCGCTCCCGGAGAGCGTCGGCGTCCTCGCGTGCGACGGTCACGTCGAACGCCACGTCCTCGCCGTACTCGGCGTCGAATTCACAGTCCGCACTCTCCAGGATACCGCGCACCGTCCCCGAGTCGTCGTACTCCACGGTGACGGTGAATCGCTCCTGTGGCACCTGCTCGATGACTCCGGCGGCGTCGACGGCGTCCTTCACCGCCCGCGAGTACGCCCGTGCGAGGCCGCCGACGCCGAGGTTCGTGCCGCCGTAGTACCGCGTGACGACGACCACCGCGTTCTCCACGTCGCGCTGCTGGAGCACGTTCAGCGCGGGTTTCCCCGCCGACCCCGTCGGCTCGCCGTCGTCGGACTGGTACTCCCGGAGCATGTACCCGGTCCCGGGTCCGCCCGATTCGACGCGCACCCGATAGCACGGCACGTTGTGCGTCGCGTCCGCGTTCCGCTCCTCGACCGCCGCGACGAACGCCTCCGCCTCCTCGACGGTCGCCGCGGGCGCAGCGTACCCGACGAACTCCGAGCCCTGCACCTCGAAGGCCGCCTTATTTCGTTCGGCGATGGTGTGGTACGCCTCGCTCATATGCGTCTCTGGGTCGCCAAGGCGGTTCGTCCTTGCGGTTCTAGCGAGATGGAGTGCTGGCGTCTCTGGAGTTCGTTTCGAAGACGCTCAGGATGTGCCAGCAGTCGTGCGTCAAACTGGACCTGCGAACACCCAGAAAGCCCCGGTCGTCTCAGGTCGGGGGGCTCGTTGCGCTCCTCACTCCCTCCAGTCGCTCGGTGCTTACGTCGCCCGCCTTCCCTGAGACGGCCGCCCCTTTCAGCCCCACCCGATGCCGGCTGGCCAACCGGCAGGGTGGGACTGAAAGGGGCGGCTGGCTGCGCGAACCCCGACGAAGTAGGCACCGCAGGCCGCGAAGCGGCCGAGGAGCACAGCGAGTCGCGGGAGTGCAGCCAGCCGGGGCTTTCTGGGTGTTCTTGGAGGCTATAGGAGGTACTGCTGTCAGCAATTCCTGAGTGGATTCAGCAGTTCAGTCGTCAGAACAGACTCCTCGCGAACGGCTCCACAAGGGTTATGCCCGCGCTCTATGAATCCTCAGGCGAATGGTAGCGCTGTCGACGCTGGAACTCGTCTACGTGTTCTTCAGCATCGCGCTCGCGGTCTCCGGGCTGGCGATGGTGTCGCTCGCGGCCAACGCCTACCTCCAGACCGACCGCCGGGAGATGCTCTCGCTGGCGGTCGGATTCTGCATCATCGTCGCGGCGGCGATCGCCACCACCATCTCCGCGTTCGAGCAGGGTTTCGACAACGCGCTCGTTCTCCTCACTGTGAACTACGCGCTCACGACGGTCGGCTACCTCTTCGTCATCAGCAGCGTGCTCGGGGAGTGAGCGCGCCGCGGGGGGTGAGCGCGCCGCGACCCCCGACTCAGGAGAGTTCGACCGAGCGCACGAACGGCAGCGCCATCAGTTCCGTGACGACGTCGCCGGGGAGGTCCTCGTCCGTGACGAGGTAGAGCCGTGGCTCGTCGGTGAACTCGGGGTCCTCGCTGATGGTCTGGCGGATGCTGATCTCGCGGTCCGCGAGCAGTCCCGTGACCTCCGCGACGATGCCGGGTTCGTCGGCGTCCTGGACCTCGACGGTGACCACCGTGAGGTCGAGCACGGGCGCGAGGTCCATCAGGCTCGGAATCTGGCTGATGTTCTGGAAGATGCGCGTGAGTTCGTCGTCCGCGAGGATGGCCTCGGTCGTGGAGTCGACGACGCGGCGGTCGACGCCAGCCTCCTGGGCGACCTGCGTGTACGGAATCTCGATGCCGCCGGACACCACCCGGCCGTCGTCGTTCACCGAGAACCCGCGCTCGAGGAGGAGACGGA encodes:
- a CDS encoding amino acid-binding protein, which translates into the protein MFEDIMQKFEGSPGQQAVIRLLLERGFSVNDDGRVVSGGIEIPYTQVAQEAGVDRRVVDSTTEAILADDELTRIFQNISQIPSLMDLAPVLDLTVVTVEVQDADEPGIVAEVTGLLADREISIRQTISEDPEFTDEPRLYLVTDEDLPGDVVTELMALPFVRSVELS
- a CDS encoding IMPACT family protein; the encoded protein is MSEAYHTIAERNKAAFEVQGSEFVGYAAPAATVEEAEAFVAAVEERNADATHNVPCYRVRVESGGPGTGYMLREYQSDDGEPTGSAGKPALNVLQQRDVENAVVVVTRYYGGTNLGVGGLARAYSRAVKDAVDAAGVIEQVPQERFTVTVEYDDSGTVRGILESADCEFDAEYGEDVAFDVTVAREDADALRERIADATSGRAAVE
- a CDS encoding DUF7521 family protein, yielding MVALSTLELVYVFFSIALAVSGLAMVSLAANAYLQTDRREMLSLAVGFCIIVAAAIATTISAFEQGFDNALVLLTVNYALTTVGYLFVISSVLGE